The sequence below is a genomic window from Calditerrivibrio sp..
TATTTCAAAACTGTTTATAAACTACTTCAAGGAAAAATTCGATCCCCTTTTATCTAAAAGACATCATCCAGAGATACTCAATGAAATATACCAAAACATAGATGCAATAAAATCTGTAACAGAAGACAGGATCCTTAGGTGTTTTGCTGATATTCTTCAAACAATGGTAAGAACAAACTATTTTCAAAAACCACATAAGCACTATATCTCCTTTAAAATTTCCTCCAAAAAATTGAGCATACTACCAGATCCTAAGCCCCTTTATGAGATATATGTTCACAGTGCTAATATGGAAGGGATCCATCTAAGAGGTGGAAAAGTAGCGAGGGGTGGTTTAAGATTTAGCGATAGACATGATGATTTCAGAACAGAGATCTTAGGGTTAATGAAAACACAAATGGTTAAAAACACCGTTATAGTACCAGTTGGATCCAAAGGAGGTTTTATAGTCAAAAAAAGATACGAAGATAGAGATGAAGATAAACTCCATGTCATAGAACAGTACAAAACCTTTATAAGGGGTCTTCTTGATATTACTGATAACTACACAGGTAAAAAAGTTGTCCATCCCCAAAATGTAGTAATATATGATGAAAACGATCCATATCTTGTAGTAGCAGCCGATAAAGGAACTGCAACGTTCAGCGATATAGCCAATTCTGTTTCAATAGAGTACGGTTTTTGGCTAGGTGACGCTTTCGCCTCAGGGGGAAGTGCAGGCTACGACCACAAAAAAGTTGGTATCACCGCGAAAGGTGCATGGGAATGCGTGAAAAGGCACTTCAGAGAGCTTGGAAAAGATATACAAAAAGAGCCTTTCACAGTAATTGGTATTGGAGACATGTCCGGAGATGTCTTTGGCAATGGAATGTTATTGTCAAAACAGATCAAACTTGTTGCAGCTTTCAATCATGCACATATCTTTTTAGACCCATCTCCTGATACAACCACAAGCTATAAAGAACGACTTAGACTATTCAAGCTCCCCAGATCCTCCTGGACAGATTACAACAGGGACCTGATATCAAAGGGTGGTGGTATTTTTGAAAGAAATGCAAAAAAAATAGATCTTTCACAAGAGATCAAAGAACTCCTTAAAACCACAAAAGATACTGTAAGCGGTGAAGAACTTATAAAACTGATTCTAAAAGCAGACGTAGAACTACTTTGGAATGGTGGTATCGGAACATACATAAAAGACTCCACGGAAACCAATCTTGAGGTAGGAGATAAAGCCAACGATAATGTGAGAGTGGATGCAGAAGAGCTTAACGTTAAAGTTATTGGTGAGGGTGGTAATCTTGGCCTAACTCAAAAAGCAAGAATAAAATTCTCTGCTTTAGGTGGGAAGATAAATACAGATGCCGTTGATAACTCTGCCGGTGTAGATATGTCTGATCATGAAGTAAATATAAAAATTTTGTTAAGTAGCCTCATGAAGAAAAAACTGATTAAAGATTTAAAGGAAAGAAACAAACTTATAGCTGATCTTACAGATGATGTAACAGAATTGGTGTTAAAAGATAATTTTGAACAATCAAGGATCCTTAGCATAGAAGAGCTTAATGCTAAAGAAAATCTATTACCATATATAGAAGCAGCAAACCATCTAAAAGAAATTGGCCTACTAAAATTTGAGATTGAAAAGATCGACTTTATCAAAGAAAAAAGAATGATCACAAGACCTGAACTCGCAGTATTAATGGCATACACTAAACTTTTCCTTTTTGATAATATTGTGGAGCATGTGGATATTAACGATCCCATTCTAAGAAAACTCTATGAATCCTATTACCCAAATTCGATTATCCAAAAATACCGGGAAGAGATCTATGAACATAAGCTTATAAAAGAGATCATTGCCACCGTTTTGGTAAACCGATATATCAACCAAAACGGTATGGTAACCTATCTGCAACTTCACAACAGATACGGAAAAGATCTTTACAAGATCATGATGAGATATTTCTTCGCAGAAGAGATACTTGCTATAACACCTCTAAGAGAAAAACTCAACATTATAGATACAAAATATTCTTCAGACATACTTTACAAGGGCTTCATAGAAATAGAAAAAACATTAAATGTTGCAACCGAGTGGTTACTTAACGATTCCAATTATGAGCTACTAAAAAATAACATAGAAAGTTTTAATACAATGCTAAAATGTCTGGGTGTCCCTTCCCAGTTAGAGCTTAAGAAGCAGATAAAAGAGTTCGAAAAAGAATTTCACTCCGAACACCTTCCATCCACCTTGGTAGGTGAACTTGCTAAAATAAAATTCTCGAAATCTGTATTTGATCTGTTCGAATTGTACATAAAGGACCATTTAGACCCAGAGATAATGATAAAAAACTATTTTTACATCGCAGAAGAGCTTCATCTAAAAACCCTCAGCATACATATCAAAGCTATCAAGCCCCACGACCAATGGGATAATGTCAATAAAGACAACCTCCTAAAACGGATAAAACTTATGCAAAAAAAATTTACCCAAAAAATTACTCAAAATCCTTTGTGGTTTAAGAATGTAATAAAAAATGAAAAAAACTTTTTTACAAACTATTTCGGCTTTTTGGAATCTATAGAAAAAAATGAGAGCCTGTCGCTTGTACCATTTAATGTGATCATAGACTCTCTTGATAAAATTTTAGAGATCTGATAAAAGTATTAAAGAGGTGCTATGAAATATTTTAGATTTGCTCTATTCTTGCTAATAAACTTTATGGGGGTATCTTTGTTTGCAGCTGAAGAATTCACATTAAAAAATGGCATAAAAGTAATTTACAACAAGATTCCAAATATTAAGATAACATCGGTTCAACTCTGGATGAACACCGGATCGAGAAATGAAACAAAGGATATCAACGGTATTTCACATTTTTTGGAACATATGGTATTTAAAGGAACCAAAAGCTACGCCCCAGATGAAATAGATAGTATCGTTGAAGCTAGTGGCGGTCAGATGAATGCTGCCACGAGTAAAGATTACACTTTTTATTATATTACAATTCCCACTGAAAATGTCGAAGTTGCTTTTAATGTAATTAGTGAAATGATGTTTGATGCTAAATTTATTCCTGATGAAATAGAAAAAGAGAAACCAGTAGTCATAGAAGAGATAAAACGCAAATACGATGATCCCACCTACGATATGTGGGTCTATCTCGCAGAAACTTTACATAAAAATACCACCTATAGTATGGAAGTAATAGGAACCGAAGAAAATATTAGATCCTTTAACCAACAGAAACTGTTTGACTATTACAATAGATACTACCACCCCCACAATATGACCCTTGTTATTGTAGGAGATATAGAGTTTAACAAAGCAAAAGAACTTGCCGAAAAACATTTCAATAAATTCAAAAACGTTCCATACGGGGAGCATATTACATTCAGACAACCCCCTTTAGAAGACTCTATTATAAAAACTTTTAAAAAAGATGTAAATCAAGT
It includes:
- a CDS encoding NAD-glutamate dehydrogenase encodes the protein MLNISFLTHKEIIQSQTEKNRESFIEKFLTDIGDGEKNYYNFTKIILKKLPENLLSHISENDLINFTKELYRHLNDRKKKKYHLSSFSGITEDFFIGNFSIITITTDDRPFLVDSLREFFYEINLNQQFIIHPIFSIKRNNKGEIIELGNPYIGSSNESFVMIFLSNITGEELEVIKAEIEEIYENIIVVVDDYPKMIGFLKQLGQHYQGINSETSDFIHWLADDKFIIQGIRVISNIKSFKEYDLEQMGVYKFNRTTGIIPHLIEAIHKGKMVFLENYPIIVDKALYRSKVKKRRNYDRIILVDKSDGNYTIISIIGVFTKDALKSSPLEISIVKNKIKKVVEYFNFVNGSHDHKWLLDILESFPKIEIFNFDEKTLIEVLNTIFSIQGKSQVRLFYKNLPPQNLYLFLAIPTEKYSSELVMDLKKAFETYLNANSIDISIRHDDHGYEFIIFNFFLNNPEISTNDNAIKNIVLDLLKDWDEKFYEILNEEYVGYEADKVYDTYAHTFGENYKVKCSPKEASDDIKNITQLNKKHIISTLYKENKKLVVKIFRKDRMLLTDIMPIIDNIGLKVNEEDIFELKHHSEKIYLHNIYLDCIENSEIFYESYKNFLPELIENIIKDHVENDRLNKLLITAGLTFKEVDLLRALRNYLEQINPNFKRSTIEDSLLNNPHISKLFINYFKEKFDPLLSKRHHPEILNEIYQNIDAIKSVTEDRILRCFADILQTMVRTNYFQKPHKHYISFKISSKKLSILPDPKPLYEIYVHSANMEGIHLRGGKVARGGLRFSDRHDDFRTEILGLMKTQMVKNTVIVPVGSKGGFIVKKRYEDRDEDKLHVIEQYKTFIRGLLDITDNYTGKKVVHPQNVVIYDENDPYLVVAADKGTATFSDIANSVSIEYGFWLGDAFASGGSAGYDHKKVGITAKGAWECVKRHFRELGKDIQKEPFTVIGIGDMSGDVFGNGMLLSKQIKLVAAFNHAHIFLDPSPDTTTSYKERLRLFKLPRSSWTDYNRDLISKGGGIFERNAKKIDLSQEIKELLKTTKDTVSGEELIKLILKADVELLWNGGIGTYIKDSTETNLEVGDKANDNVRVDAEELNVKVIGEGGNLGLTQKARIKFSALGGKINTDAVDNSAGVDMSDHEVNIKILLSSLMKKKLIKDLKERNKLIADLTDDVTELVLKDNFEQSRILSIEELNAKENLLPYIEAANHLKEIGLLKFEIEKIDFIKEKRMITRPELAVLMAYTKLFLFDNIVEHVDINDPILRKLYESYYPNSIIQKYREEIYEHKLIKEIIATVLVNRYINQNGMVTYLQLHNRYGKDLYKIMMRYFFAEEILAITPLREKLNIIDTKYSSDILYKGFIEIEKTLNVATEWLLNDSNYELLKNNIESFNTMLKCLGVPSQLELKKQIKEFEKEFHSEHLPSTLVGELAKIKFSKSVFDLFELYIKDHLDPEIMIKNYFYIAEELHLKTLSIHIKAIKPHDQWDNVNKDNLLKRIKLMQKKFTQKITQNPLWFKNVIKNEKNFFTNYFGFLESIEKNESLSLVPFNVIIDSLDKILEI
- a CDS encoding insulinase family protein translates to MKYFRFALFLLINFMGVSLFAAEEFTLKNGIKVIYNKIPNIKITSVQLWMNTGSRNETKDINGISHFLEHMVFKGTKSYAPDEIDSIVEASGGQMNAATSKDYTFYYITIPTENVEVAFNVISEMMFDAKFIPDEIEKEKPVVIEEIKRKYDDPTYDMWVYLAETLHKNTTYSMEVIGTEENIRSFNQQKLFDYYNRYYHPHNMTLVIVGDIEFNKAKELAEKHFNKFKNVPYGEHITFRQPPLEDSIIKTFKKDVNQVYGLIAFPAPAMNERDIYIFDLLDEILSGGEMSILNKTIKNEKGLVNSIFGGYSGLKYGGTFLIFYTCEPGKETQVDKEIFSLLSKIISEGINPKDLESARNRLKSSVIFRREKASSEAEDIGYSYALGMEWYYKNFIDGINKVKTEEIKNSLVEILKNNSIMIKTTPK